The Salvelinus namaycush isolate Seneca chromosome 38, SaNama_1.0, whole genome shotgun sequence genome includes a window with the following:
- the LOC120031967 gene encoding islet amyloid polypeptide yields the protein MYHLKLPVFLLVPLVLLRCVATAPSNRYFTSSSEQESALPDREGWLVPGIVSNPFLGLISARLQRGLTSVNSHHIEKRKCNTATCVTQRLADFLTRSSNTIGTVYAPTNVGSSTYGKRDLLRPPSYLPL from the exons ATGTATCACCTGAAGCTGCCGGTGTTCCTTCTCGTGCCTCTCGTGCTGCTGCGCTGTGTCGCCACCGCCCCTAGCAACAG GTACTTCACCTCATCTAGTGAGCAGGAAAGCGCGCTCCCTGACAGAGAAGGCTGGCTCGTGCCCGGGATCGTCTCCAACCCCTTTCTCGGCCTCATTTCCGCGCGGCTACAGAGAGGGCTCACATCTGTCAACAG CCACCACATAGAGAAAAGGAAGTGCAACACAGCTACCTGTGTGACCCAGAGACTGGCCGACTTCCTGACCCGCTCCAGCAACACCATCGGCACGGTGTACGCCCCCACCAACGTAGGCTCCAGCACCTACGGGAAACGGGATCTACTGCGGCCTCCCAGCTATCTGCCTCTCTAG